The Brassica oleracea var. oleracea cultivar TO1000 chromosome C6, BOL, whole genome shotgun sequence genomic interval ATGGTATTTGATAAAATTGAACGGGTCTTTCTTTCTTCGTTTGAACATTCATATATGCCACACACAAAATAAATTCTAATCATGGAGGAGAACAAGTTCAGAAGCTGTCACACACACACACACACACACACACACACACACACAAAATTGGATTATTTTTCTTATCTTGATATTGCTATGACCCAATCTTTAACATTTTGAACCTTTAATGTCATTTTGAAGGTATGACCCAATAAGAAAATATGGCCCAATCTTTGACATTTTGAACCTTCAATGTCATTTTGAAGAAGCAAGCTTTGTCTTTCAGTCTCGAGAAGGAAATGGAGTGGCAAATATAGTAGCAACGGAATGTCTTTCATTCTTGAATTATATGCTCCTTAGTTGTATCTATAGTGTCAAATTGGGTTAAAACACAAATACAACAGGACAATTCTTTGTAATCTTCTATTAAAAAGGTTGTGAGAGCAAGTTGATATCAGAATTTTGCTAGACTCCAAGAAAATGAGTGGTAAAACCTGAAAAAGGTGTTCCTCCGACAGGGATTGAAGTCACATGTCAACTATAGTTTCAAATCGATGAAATGTATCTTTCAACACTGTAGTTTTGATTATATTTTCCTATTAGATTCAAAATCGATGAATATTTATCTATCATGTAGGTTATTTCCTGTTAATATAATGACATTTTGTCTTTTATTTATCACTTTAGTTTAATTTTTATCTTATTACTTTTAAATTTTAATTATTAGTATTAGTTGGGTCTTAAATTTTATAACCAGAATCAGGTTTTGGATTTATATAAGTAGTGACACCTTGACTTGTATTACTGAATACAAAGAGATTTCATCTTTTTCAATTTTTGTTACAACTACAACTGAGGTTAAACAGAATTTTGAACATTAACAAACTAAATGAGATACTGTAAAAAAAAAAAAAAAAAAATGAGATACTGTTCAGAAAAAACAAACAAACTAAATGAGATTTTTCGTTTCTACCTTCCGGTACTCTGTTATTTTGTTTGAAAGAGTTTACTGCACTATTTTTTGTTTTGAACTTATAATATGGTTTCGACCCACTTGGCGCCTTATGAGAGAAATATATATCATAATATTCGAATTTATCAATTCGATTATTATTATGATCAAAATACACTACGTGTTCTTCCGAAAAGAGAAATATATATACTACGTAAGAAACTATCCGTCTTGCTGATTCTGAGCCTTTGGGTTTTAGCCGGGTGTTGTCCACACAAAAAAAAAGGTTATAGCCGGTTTTGTGATCCTTGATCCGTATTTGGTCGGTCCACAATGTCTTTTTTTTTTTGCTAAAAAGGTCGGTCCACAATGTCCTTAAATTAAAAATAAATTATTAATAACTAAGTTGTTTTTTTCTCTAGCAAATTAACAAATATACTGCTTTATAATGTATAGTAGAAAATTTATAAATTTCTCGATAAATTAGTTAATATGATTCCAGTACAAATAATTTTTTTTTTATAAATATATGATTCCAATACAAATTAAAAATTAATAAATATGTATATAAATATAATTATTCTTTATTTTTATTCACAGCTAAATGCATTTTACTTTTTTAAAACATTTAAAAATATTTTGATGTTATTTTATCATTTCACACATGAAAATGCATCTATATTTTAAACAAGCCTGAAAAAAAAAATCAAATCAATATTTCAGTAAAGGCACTAATCCATTCCAGTATCAAAATACTATTTTCAGCTTATATATAGGTCGAAATTAAAACAAACTAGATTAATAGATATGCAGTATATGTTGACCAGAGAAAGATATGCAGTATATTACTCCAAAGTCGACGTGTCGATAAAAGAAATAAAAGTAAGAAGCAGCTTCGGGGGGAAATGAATCATCGAAACAATTGCAATACAAATGGGAATCAAAAAGACGTGCAGATTAGCGGCAGATACGGCGATGCTTTTGCTTCTATGTTCTCTGTTTCTCTTAATTAATAAACATTTTGTAGTTATATAAGTCTGAGTTCATTAATTTCACCTTACTGCCAGCTAACAATCCCGATGAATTACTCATAAATAAAGTAATATACAGCACTTTCGTTTACATTCATTCGTACTATTTTTATCACTCTATAAGATAATGATGTATATGATAGGAGATCCATACGTTTCCTCGACACCTAGATTTTTCTCTATACCAAATTATAAATTAATTCGTAAGTTTAAGTGTTGATCATGTGCATTTTTACAGTGGTTAATCGTATTTGATGACAAATTTTCCACCACTTTTATTACCAAAACACCGAACTGCTAAACTGTTTGCAATAAGTAACTTATTGATGACACCAAGATTAATTGTTTAACGTTTGGAGTTTGTTATAAATGGTACAGACATGATCCAATTGATTTAAACTTTTTGAGGTAGATATTCTATTTATAGTACAATCATATACGATAATTGCAAGTATAGGATTCACTACAAGAAAACACAGTTTTAGCAAGGAAATTTAACGAGGAAAACTATTCCTCGTGAAATTACGATGACTTAACGATGAAATTGCGAGGAAATAAAGTTTCCTCGTAATGGCCTTGTAAAATACCGAGTAAAGCTTTTCCTCGTAGAATCGTCGTAAGTTGACGTGGTTTTTCCGAGAAAAATGTGTTTCGTCGCAAATTCGTCGTAATTTTAGCATGATTTTTACGAGGAAATAACTTACGAGGAAAGAACGAGAAATCCACCAACTTAACACGTTTTTTTTGCCACCTACCTAATTTTTCGTCGTAAATTCCTAGCAAAATTCAACTACCAGATTCGAAAATTTTCTATATATATGGAGGTTTGAACATAATTTTAAGCACACCAACAAGAAAAAAAACGTGAAAAAAATGTCGGGCTTGGGAAATATTTTCGAGTTGCGGAGGTGGATGTATATGCATAGAGATGCTAACGGGAGAGTGACGAAAGAATATCTTGCTGGGTTGGAGCGTTTTATGCATCAAGCAGATTCTACACCGCTCGCCCAAGAAAGCGGTAAAATATTCTGTCCTTGTAGGAAATGTAACAATTCAAAGTTGGCAAATCGTGAAAATGTTTGGAAGCATTTAGTAAATAGAGGTTTCACGCCAAATTATTATATCTGGTTTCAACATGGAGAAGATTATAGTTATGATCAGAATGAAGCTAGTAGTAGTAATAGCAACTTTCAAGAAGAACCGGTTGATCATCAATTGCATAATGCACATAGTTACCATCAGGAGGATCAGCCGATGGTAGATTATGATAGGGTTCATGATATGGTAACTGATGCATTCGTAGCTCATGATGATGAAGATGAAGAACCTAACATAGATTCAAAAAAGTTTTATGAAATGTTAGATGCGGCAAATCAACCACTTTACAGTGGTTGTAGAGAAGGTCTCTCTAAATTGTCATTGGCTGCTAGAATGATGAATATTAAAACTGATCACAATCTACCTGAAAGTTGCATGAACGAATGGGCAGATTTATTTAAAGAGTATTTGCCGGAAGACAATGAGTCTGCTGATTCTTATTATGAGATTCAGAAACTGGTTTATAGTCTTGGGTTGCCTTCGGAGATGATAGATGTTTGCATCGACAACTGCATGATCTACTGGGGAGATGATGAGAAGTTGGAAGAATGTCGATTCTGCAAGAAACCACGATTCAAGCCGCAAGGAAGGGGACGTAATAGGGTACCGTACCAAAGGATGTGGTACCTACCAATTACAGATAGATTGAAAAGATTGTACCAATCGGAGCAGACTGCTGGAAAGATGAGGTGGCATGCCGAGCATACTCAGACGGATGGTGAGATGACTCATCCATCAGATGCAAGAGCCTGGAAAAATTTTAACAAAGTACATCCGAATTTCGCTAGCAATAGCCGGAATGTGTACCTCGGATTATGCACAGATGGATTTAGTCCATTTGGAATGTCAGGGAGACAATATTCATTGTGGCCTGTCTTTCTTACGCCATACAACCTGCCACCGGAGATGTGCATGCAACGGGAGTTTTTATTCTTGACCATATTAATACCCGGTCCGAAGCATCCAAAAAGGTCACTTGATGTTTTCCTACAACCACTGATAAAAGAGTTGAAAGATTTGTGGTCAACAGGGGTGAGGACGTATGACTGCTCAACGAAGAAGAATTTTACGATGCGAGCTATGCTTTTGTGGACCATAAGTGACTTTCCTGCCTATGGGATGTTGTCTGGATGGACTACACATGGGAGATTAGCTTGTCCATATTGTAATGGAACGACAGATGCATTTCAACTGAAGAATGGTAGAAAGACAAGTTGGTTCGATTGTCACCGTCGATTTCTTCCAGTTGGCCATCCGTACCGAAGAAACAAGAATTTGTTTAGGCACAAAAAGGTTGTGAGAGACACTCCTCCTCCATATCTAACTGGAGAACAAATTGAAGCGCAAATCGACTACTACGGAGCTAACGAAACAGTTCGCTGGGGTGGTAATTGGCATGTCCCTCGTAATATGCCTGATTCTTACGGTGTTCATCACAACTGGCACAAGAAGAGTATATTTTGGGAGTTACCATATTGGAAGGATCTCCTTCTGCGCCACAACCTTGATGTGATGCATATAGAGAAGAATTTCTTTGAGAACATCATGAATACAATATTGAATGTCCCAGGGAAGACAAAAGACAACATAAAATCGAGGTTGGACTTGCCGGATATTTGCTCAAGAAGCGAGTTACATATTAAAAGCAATGGGCAAGTTCCCGTTCCGATATTCAAATTGTCTTCAGAAAAAAATCGGTGTTGTTCAANNNNNNNNNNNNNNNNNNNNNNNNNNNNNNNNNNNNNNNNNNNNNNNNNNNNNNNNNNNNNNNNNNNNNNNNNNNNNNNNNNNNNNNNNNNNNNNNNNNNNNNNNNNNNNNNNNNNNNNNNNNNNNNNNNNNNNNNNNNNNNNNNNNNNNNNNNNNNNNNNNNNNNNNNNNNNNNNNNNNNNNNNNNNNNNNNNNNNNNNNNNNNNNNNNNNNNNNNNNNNNNNNNNNNNNNNNNNNNNNNNNNNNNNNNNNNNNNNNNNNNNNNNNNNNNNNNNNNNNNNNNNNNNNNNNNNNNNNNNNNNNNNNNNNNNNNNNNNNNNNNNNNNNNNNNNNNNNNNNNNNNNNNNNNNNNNNNNNNNNNNNNNNNNNNNNNNNNNNNNNNNNNNNNNNNNNNNNNNNNNNNNNNNNNNNNNNNNNNNNNNNNNNNNNNNNNNNNNNNNNNNNNNNNNNNNNNNNNNNNNNNNNNNNNNNNNNNNNNNNNNNNNNNNNNNNNNNNNNNNNNNNNNNNNNNNNNNNNNNNNNNNNNNNNNNNNNNNNNNNNNNNNNNNNNNNNNNNNNNNNNNNNNNNNNNNNNNNNNNNNNNNNNNNNNNNNNNNNNNNNNNNNNNNNNNNNNNNNNNNNNNNNNNNNNNNNNNNNNNNNNNNNNNNNNNNNNNNNNNNNNNNNNNNNNNNNNNNNNNNNNNNNNNNNNNNNNNNNNNNNNNNNNNNNNNNNNNNNNNNNNNNNNNNNNNNNNNNNNNNNNNNNNNNNNNNNNNNNNNNNNNNNNNNNNNNNNNNNNNNNNNNNNNNNNNNNNNNNNNNNNNNNNNNNNNNNNNNNNNNNNNNNNNNNNNNNNNNNNNNNNNNNNNNNNNNNNNNNNNNNNNNNNNNNNNNNNNNNNNNNNNNNNNNNNNNNNNNNNNNNNNNNNNNNNNNNNNNNNNNNNNNNNNNNNNNNNNNNNNNNNNNNNNNNNNNNNNNNNNNNNNNNNNNNNNNNNNNNNNNNNNNNNNNNNNNNNNNNNNNNNNNNNNNNNNNNNNNNNNNNNNNNNNNNNNNNNNNNNNNNNNNNNNNNNNNNNNNNNNNNNNNNNNNNNNNNNNNNNNNNNNNNNNNNNNNNNNNNNNNNNNNNNNNNNNNNNNNNNNNNNNNNNNNNNNNNNNNNNNNNNNNNNNNNNNNNNNNNNNNNNNNNNNNNNNNNNNNNNNNNNNNNNNNNNNNNNNNNNNNNNNNNNNNNNNNNNNNNNNNNNNNNNNNNNNNNNNNNNNNNNNNNNNNNNNNNNNNNNNNNNNNNNNNNNNNNNNNNNNNNNNNNNNNNNNNNNNNNNNNNNNNNNNNNNNNNNNNNNNNNNNNNNNNNNNNNNNNNNNNNNNNNNNNNNNNNNNNNNNNNNNNNNNNNNNNNNNNNNNNNNNNNNNNNNNNNNNNNNNNNNNNNNNNNNNNNNNNNNNNNNNNNNNNNNNNNNNNNNNNNNNNNNNNNNNNNNNNNNNNNNNNNNNNNNNNNNNNNNNNNNNNNNNNNNNNNNNNNNNNNNNNNNNNNNNNNNNNNNNNNNNNNNNNNNNNNNNNNNNNNNNNNNNNNNNNNNNNNNNNNNNNNNNNNNNNNNNNNNNNNNNNNNNNNNNNNNNNNNNNNNNNNNNNNNNNNNNNNNNNNNNNNNNNNNNNNNNNNNNNNNNNNNNNNNNNNNNNNNNNNNNNNNNNNNNNNNNNNNNNNNNNNNNNNNNNNNNNNNNNNNNNNNNNNNNNNNNNNNNNNNNNNNNNNNNNNNNNNNNNNNNNNNNNNNNNNNNNNNNNNNNNNNNNNNNNNNNNNNNNNNNNNNNNNNNNNNNNNNNNNNNNNNNNNNNNNNNNNNNNNNNNNNNNNNNNNNNNNNNNNNNNNNNNNNNNNNNNNNNNNNNNNNNNNNNNNNNNNNNNNNNNNNNNNNNNNNNNNNNNNNNNNNNNNNNNNNNNNNNNNNNNNNNNNNNNNNNNNNNNNNNNNNNNNNNNNNNNNNNNNNNNNNNNNNNNNNNNNNNNNNNNNNNNNNNNNNNNNNNNNNNNNNNNNNNNNNNNNNNNNNNNNNNNNNNNNNNNNNNNNNNNNNNNNNNNNNNNNNNNNNNNNNNNNNNNNNNNNNNNNNNNNNNNNNNNNNNNNNNNNNNNNNNNNNNNNNNNNNNNNNNNNNNNNNNNNNNNNNNNNNNNNNNNNNNNNNNNNNNNNNNNNNNNNNNNNNNNNNNNNNNNNNNNNNNNNNNNNNNNNNNNNNNNNNNNNNNNNNNNNNNNNNNNNNNNNNNNNNNNNNNNNNNNNNNNNNNNNNNNNNNNNNNNNNNNNNNNNNNNNNNNNNNNAACTTATTTATATATTATATAATTTCATTTTAATTCGGCCAAAAAAAAATTTTCTATTCGATTTAATTTCAATTAAAATTTTATTAATAAATTAAATAAATATAATTTTTATTTATAAATTCAGTAAATAGAAAACAAAGTAATTGCGTCGCTAATTCCCGATGTATTAACGAGGAAAATTAACGACGAAATATCGAGGAACAATTAACGAGGATTTTACGTGGATTTAGTTACGATTCTATTACGACGAATTGTTTTCGTGTTCCTTACGTTTTTATTACGACGAATTTATTTAGAGGTTTTTGCGGGTCTTTTACGACGAATCATTTACGAGTTTCTTACGAGGAAGCACAACGACCGCGTTACGTGGAAACCCCACGTGGTCTTTACGACGAAAACTTAATTCTTCTTTACGAGGAAAATATAACCTCGCTAATTAACGAGGAAATGACGACGAATCTTCTCTTACGACAATCATATAACGACGAAACGTCTTTCATCGTCATTTCCTCGTAAGCCTTCTTTTCCGAGGAAATAACGACGATTTTGGCCGTCGTTAAATTTGTGTTTTCTTGTAGTGATTTAATTTCCTTGCAATAAATAATGTAATTTCCTTTTATGTGAAATTATGTAAATATATATGAAATATACTAACTAAATTAAAAGGAACCCTTAGGAAATAATTTAAAATTATTTTCAGAAGACATTTCAAATTTCAGTTAACTACATCTTTTTTTTTTTTATCAAACAACAGTTTTATAAATCATTAGTCCCCATTACTGGAGAAATTGTTTACAATAAGCAATAACAAAGTCAAACCAGCTAAAACATCTGCTGCTACCATAGCAAAGCAAAGCAATGAGATATAACACCATAAGATAGGAGCAAACATAACACATAAACAACACATAATGTCGCTGAGCAGTCCTCGAAACTCAACGCCAATCGTGCTAAAAAGTGAAATGAAGCTTTGGGAATTGGAGAGCAAAAGTACTGGTCTAACGCCCGGGATTGAAACCGCAACAGAAGCAGCTTTAACAATCAGAAGTTTGGCATCACAAGCAGAGGCGACAAAGCACCAAATGGATGAGCCTTTGAACAAAACAAACATGGAAGCATACATAATCTTGGGCACACTACTCCCTGCAACAGAACCACTCAAACCGAATGGAACATATGGGAGGCAATCATACTTCACCAAGGATAAACAATCCAGAAACACTGAAAAGATAGAAACAACAAGTGTTTCCTTACGAATCTACCACAAGCGATGAGGAAGCAACTTCAAACTATCATTTAGTGGAGTGAAACCATAAACTAGACTGCATACTGCAGAGAATCGCACAGAGGCGAGCGCGCCGTAACAAGGCACGAGAGAACACTCAGAGGACATCATCGAAGCAAGCAAGATAGAGACAGAAAGTTTCAAATCTATAACCTGCAGGGATGTATCCGTGGTTAACTAAATCTAAGGAATTAAAGAAACCGTGGTGAGTCATGTTGGTTAGACAAAAATGTACTAAGTTTTACTATATTAAAAAAATCTCAAACGGTTTCAAATAATTAGAGCAAAACAAACTTAGCATCTGTATAAAAAAATATAGCTAATAGGAGCAAAGAACATAACAAGTGTGGTTAAGTAGGACGAAATCGAAAAAATGGGTGAAAGAAACGCAACAAAACTATATTTATGTGCGTGTAGATGTTTTTGTCGTGTGTCCCGACTGCTGATATCGGTGTTTACCAAAGGTAATTGTTTTTAGGTGGAATAGTTAAAGAATGGATGATAAGTATGCATTCGTTAGGGATATAGAGAGTATTTATTTTCGTTGTCAATCTGTTTTCTAAACGGGTTAACTTTACCTTTTCTCCCGATTTTTCACTGTTTGCCGATTTGGATAAAAGCACCCAGTTAATAGGTTTGTAGCCGAGTTAAGACGCATCCCCTCTGTCGCAACACATATTCATTCACTTTTTCTTTTCCTTTGAAAGAAAAGGGAGTCATTCGGGCCTATGTTAAAAGGGTCAGAATAACTCCAATATAAGTAAATAACACATACGTTTAGTACCCCCAAGACCTAAATTCGTTTTCGGCATGCAACCATTCTAATATTGCTGTCTAAGTTAAGGACAATGTACATAAAATTAAATATGTCTAGCTCTAGATTTAAGAACTATAACATTCATGACTTCACAGCTTTAAAGTGATAAGATTTTTTTAAAATGAATTTAATATTGGCTTTGATTTAATGCCAGCTTATTTTTCTAATCAGTTGTCAAATTGTATAATTTCTTTTTTTTTTAATCTTTAAATACGTCACCAGTTTAAATATAATATTAGACATAACCACTTATATATAAACGTTTATCATAACATAACTACACAAAAACATTGTCTCTCTTTGCTTACCAATAGACAAACTTGAAAACCCCCCCACAGAGAAAACCTAAACCAAAACACTCATCAAAATCTTATTAGTGTCTAATGGCACTCCTTAATGACCATCCCAACGAGCCTAATTACATCTCAAAACAAAACTCCTCATCCGACGATCCCTCATCACCGGAGAATTATGGATTGGCTTCTAGCGGTAGCACGATGAATTCAGATCATCAACAAAATCATCAAGGGGTTGTGTTTTACCCTTCGCGCGAATCCGTTGAAGATCACAACTCTTTGTTAGATTTCAACGGATCATCATTTCTTAACTTCGACAACAACAATCATCATGAGAGCTTTCCTCATCCAACCATAAGTTGCGGTGGTGGCTTCTCTTTTTTGGAAGGCAACAACATGAGCTACGGCTTCACAAATTGGAGTCAGCATCATATGGATATTATTAGCCCTAGACCCATTGAAACTCCGGGGATAAATCAAGGCCATAAAGACTGGTTATACTCTGATTCAACTGCTGTGACCACTGGTTCTAGACATGAGTCTCTCTCGCCTAAATCCGCTGGAAACAAACGTTCTTATACGGTAATTACAAGCACAGATTAACCCCCGGAGCTTTTGTGAATATTTTATGTATAAAAGCTTACTTATATGTTATCACTGAATTATGAATAGGGAGAGAGCATTCAACCACCCTCAAAGAAACCGAGGAGCAGCGGTAACGGGAAAGCCAAGCCTAAGCCAATAACTCCACCTAAAGATCCACAAAGCCTAGCAGCCAAGGTTTGCTTTCTTTACTTTTACAGTCGTTTGTATAAAACCAAAGAATGCCAATTTATCGATATTTGTTAACTCACACGTTATTATATGTCTTTCAGAACCGAAGAGAAAGGATAAGTGAACGTCTCAAGATATTGCAAGAACTTGTGCCCAATGGCACCAAGGTACACATCCATCAAATTGATATTTTATGTCAAACTTATATACAGTTATTAAATTAAGTGTTTTGATAGTGAGGGGTATTATTTCTTGAAGGTTGATCTGGTGACGATGTTAGAGAAGGCTATTAGTTATGTCAAGTTTCTTCAATTACAAGTTAAGGTATATTGATTATGACAAACATCCCTCAAAAAATATTACACGAGATTGATTGATATATATGCAAACCTACTAAGTTTTATGTATTGTAATTAAACGTATAAAGTTAATCTTAATATTTGTTAGGTACTTGCGACCGATGAGTTTTGGCCAGCACAAGGAGGAAAAGCTCCAGACATTTCTCAAGTTAGAGACGCGATTGATGCCATCCTCTCTTCATCACAAAGAGACAAGAATTCGACTCCAATCACCAATAAATGAAGACTCATAATAATGAATTACTTAACATTAATTACGCTGTAATAATATCGGGGAAAACAATGATTCTCTCGATAACTTCCACGTACAATCCTAAGATTATGTAACGTTAATTATGTGAAAAAATTGAGAAGTTCTTTTTTTTCTTGCTTAAAAAACGAAAAGTTCTTAATGCATTTATATCGAAGGGAAGACAAGAGGCACACTGAAATCGCCTTGATCAGCTCGTTACTGGCTACACACGAGGATGGAATCTTTAACTAGTACTAAATTACTAATATATGTAACTATGTATCTTTTCTTTTCTGCATTTTTTTTGTATTTTTAGTATACGGAATACAGATCTTGTAATTGAATTTAAATTCCAAGAAATGAGTAATAAAATTCTCACTTTTGGATTTTTGTTGGGCCTTCACTTTTAGAGAATCTCTCTGTTTTGTCGCCTTTGTTCTCTATTTGAATTTTAATTTATGCGATTTTCGATCATGAGCGAAATGCTAATCTATTTCAAGTTTTTTTTTAACAAAGAAAAAAAATTGAAATAGAGACTACTATTATAAAATGCACTTCTACTTTTCAAGTTAGAGACATAGAGAGGGTGGGTATATATATATATATATATATATATATATATATATATATATATATTATATATAAAAACAGAAGTCACAACCTTGATTCATGTGTGTTTTTTTTTAAATGGATCTAAGGACATATTCCTAAAAAGTTATGTTACATTTAATCTATAATCTTTTCATTTAAATTTTGGACCTACCAGAAATTTTTATTGGGCTATCAATAATTGTATTTAAAAAATAGATGATCCATTGGATTTATAGATAATATAAATTAAATAGATATAATTTAATGTTGTAATACTATACATCTATATGTTAAATATTTAAATATTTGTCGACGTTAACTTTTAAAATTATAAAGATTTTTTTTTAAATAAAAAAGTCATATTATCTAACAATGATTAATCTTTACTACCTTAAACCAATGAAAATAAATTTTAAACTATATAGTTTATTTTAAAAATTAAACAAAAACTAAATGTTTAATTATTTACTCGATAATATAAATCTATGAAGCGAAAAGTTTAATTTTTTGAAAACTTTCTAAATTTGTGAAATGTTACAATATCTTTGAATATGACAATAAAACAATATTTTACTAATCTTTAGTTATGATTTTAATAATGAAATAATAATCCGAATATATATATATATATATATATATTTAAGAAGATACAAATACATGTGAAAGTTTAAAATAATCTATTCAATGAAAAAATATACAGTAAACTTATTATGTTTAAAAAATTGATAGACACATATATTATAATATATACCAATTTAGAATTGAAAATAAAATATTAATATAAAAATAAATGAAAACAAAAAGATCTAGTCTTATATATTAAAACAGAAGTCACAGCCTTGATTCATGTGTGATTTTTTTAAAAATGGACCTAATGGACATATTCCTACAAAGTCATATTACATTTAATCTCTAATCTTATCATTTAAATTTTGGGCCTACCAGAAATTTTTATTGGGCTATCAATAATTGGATTTAAACAATAGATGATCCATTGGATTCATAGATAGTATAAATTAAATAGATATAATTTAATCTTGTAACACTATACCTCCAAATGTTAATTATTTAAATATTTGTCGATGTTAACTTTTAAAATTATAAAAAAAAATTTAAATAAAAAAATCAGTTTATTTAACAATTGTTAATCTTTACTACCTTAAACCAATGAAAACAAATTTTAAAATATATAGTTTATTTTAAAAATTAAACAAAAACTAAATGTTTAATTAATTACTCGATAATATAAATCTATGAAGCGAAAAGTTTAATTTTTAAAAAACTTTCTAAATTTGTGAAATGTTACAATATGAAAATATAACAATATTTTACTAATCTTTATATATATAGTTACGATTTTAATAATAAAATAATATTCCAAAAATATATATATATAGAAGAAGATACAAATACATGTGAAAGTTTGAAACAATCTATTCAATGAAAAAATATATCGTAAAATTATTATGTTTTAAAAATTGATAGACACATATATATTATAATATATACCAATTTAGAATTGAAAACAAAATGTTTATATAA includes:
- the LOC106299338 gene encoding transcription factor bHLH83, translated to MALLNDHPNEPNYISKQNSSSDDPSSPENYGLASSGSTMNSDHQQNHQGVVFYPSRESVEDHNSLLDFNGSSFLNFDNNNHHESFPHPTISCGGGFSFLEGNNMSYGFTNWSQHHMDIISPRPIETPGINQGHKDWLYSDSTAVTTGSRHESLSPKSAGNKRSYTGESIQPPSKKPRSSGNGKAKPKPITPPKDPQSLAAKNRRERISERLKILQELVPNGTKVDLVTMLEKAISYVKFLQLQVKVLATDEFWPAQGGKAPDISQVRDAIDAILSSSQRDKNSTPITNK